ttatttttcagttatattcaaaaatttttttttttttttttatatatttatatatttatttatttatttatttatgtttttttNNNNNNNNNNNNNNNNNNNNNNNNNNNNNNNNNNNNNNNNNNNNNNNNNNNNNNNNNNNNNNNNNNNNNNNNNNNNNNNNNNNNNNNNNNNNNNNNNNNNNNNNNNNNNNNNNNNNNNNNNNNNNNNNNNNNNNNNNNNNNNNNNNNNNNNNNNNNNNNNNNNNNNNNNNNNNNNNNNNNNNNNNNNNNNNNNNNNNNNNNNNNNNNNNNNNNNNNNNNNNNNNNNNNNNNNNNNNNNNNNNNNNNNNNNNNNNNNNNNNNNNNNNNNNNNNNNNNNNNNNNNNNNNNNNNNNNNNNNNNNNNNNNNNNNNNNNNNNNNNNNNNNNNNNNNNNNNNNNNNNNNNNNNNNNNNNNNNNNNNNNNNNNNNNNNNNNNNNNNNNNNNNNNNNNTCTATAAATAAGAATTAATATACTTTTCTTAGAAGAactttattaataataatagaataaagtttaataattaagaatatatatatatatatatatatatatatatatatatatatatatatatatacatatatagataatatgaaaagaTTAATGGAAAATTACATTAggaaaaaaacaaatacaTCATGTTTGTTTTAttgtataaattttttttattatcattatttgttattaatttaatatatgttgaCAATGTaagaagataataaatataattatttaaatataaagtgtattaatatttaaataatatatttaatatatatatgtatgtatttatttattttttttatacttaGGGAGTATTTAATAAGTATAGTTATGAACCTAACGATGGAGATTATTCATTTTGCATAAGAATTTCCAGATTATTATCCcaaaataataaggaaTTGAGAAAacctttttttaataaactaaaaaatgatattaaaaattataatgatatacaTAACTTTAGGAATATTGATAAAGAATGTAAAGTAGTAGATGTAAATTCAGTGAAAACGCGTGAAGGTATGAATGATGTTACTGTTACTATGAAGTCAGCTTTAAAACCCGATTTGATTACAATAAGTGTAACAAATAAATGGGTGACTGTAAATGAATGGGATTATTTAATGAATGATTTGTGTAAAGAAAACAATATTGAAATTGAAGATGGTAATGtgaaaaaaaggaaaaaacCGGTAAAATATGTTGTGCGTGTGTTAGGatatattgtaataatacCTTTTGTAATAGTTTCTTTGCCATTTATTGCTATGGTAGGATTGGGAAGATGTATGTGTCATTCAAAAGAAAAGGGTGCCAAcgtttttaaaaatgtatgGAATGCTCTTTTTtaagtattatataaaaagattCTTTGTATTCTTAACATAAATGATActataaaaagaaataaccacaaaaatacaaaaatggaaaaactaagaagaaaaaaaaaaaaaaaaaaaaagggaaTTTTTAAATCTATTAgaattttgttatttttctattatatattttgtatattaattatttaaataaaatataaattaatacaGTTACATGAAAATCatataatgttttatattataaataaatatatatatatattattttatatgtatataattttttttttttttttttttttcatttttttaaattatttttttttcttttttNNNNNNN
The window above is part of the Plasmodium reichenowi strain SY57 chromosome 7, whole genome shotgun sequence genome. Proteins encoded here:
- a CDS encoding exported protein (hyp9), yielding MFVLLYKFFLLSLFVINLIYVDNGVFNKYSYEPNDGDYSFCIRISRLLSQNNKELRKPFFNKLKNDIKNYNDIHNFRNIDKECKVVDVNSVKTREGMNDVTVTMKSALKPDLITISVTNKWVTVNEWDYLMNDLCKENNIEIEDGNVKKRKKPVKYVVRVLGYIVIIPFVIVSLPFIAMVGLGRCMCHSKEKGANVFKNVWNALF